From the genome of Miscanthus floridulus cultivar M001 chromosome 10, ASM1932011v1, whole genome shotgun sequence, one region includes:
- the LOC136484717 gene encoding uncharacterized protein — protein MLRSRVRQMRYRLKNKYFNGVPANEIRTTSPVACMTDEQWKALVAKWSDPKNMESSEKNKQNHRKVKYHQATGSRSYVAHLHAYKKKNNAEPSTEQNEELDAVEAFKTCHTSSKHGLTELAREAVSNMEALRTELVAEGETAVSSVQVVSQVLSQNSSNLFLKSVGIKPVPSSKSSSSNESELREQLAAEATAAIQGEIDELRKRSEEAEEKLARTQKEMEQYKQLIEINNKAMEENNALLKRILAINNASST, from the exons ATGCTGCGCTCTAGGGTGCGACAAATGCGTTATCGGCTCAAGAATAAATACTTCAATGGTGTACCTGCAAATGAGATTAGGACAACTTCTCCAGTTGCATGCATGACTGATGAACAGTGGAAGGCACTAGTTGCAAAGTGGTCTGATCCAAAAAACATG GAATCAAGTGAAAAGAACAAGCAGAATCACCGTAAAGTCAAGTATCATCAAGCTACGGGTTCTCGCAGCTATGTGGCACACTTACATGCATAT aagaagaaaaacaatgcaGAACCAAGCACAGAACAAAATGAAGAACTTGATGCGGTGGAGGCCTTCAAGACCTGCCATACCAGCTCCAAACATGGTCTGACTGAACTAGCAAGAGAAGCAGTT tcaaatatggaagctttgaggacagaacttgttgctgaaggtgagacagcagtgtccagtgtgcaggttgtgtcccaggtgctctcccagaacagctcaaaccttttcctgaagagtgttggcatcaaaccagtgccatcctccaaatcatcatcatcaaatgaaAGCGAGCTTCGGGAGCAACTAGCAGCTGAAGCTACGGCTGCTATACAAGGTGAAATCGATGAACTCAggaagagaagtgaagaagctgAGGAAAAGCTGGCGAGGACACAAAAGGAGATGGAGCAGTACAAGCAGCTGATAGAGATAAACAAcaaggcaatggaggagaacaatgcgctgctcaagcgtatcttggccatcaacaatgcttcttcgacatga